The following coding sequences are from one Deinococcus cellulosilyticus NBRC 106333 = KACC 11606 window:
- a CDS encoding S41 family peptidase, with product MRTLMLSLLLGFSSSAVAVSAPELYRSFERTLLKRYVNPQHLDLGALIQQHRAEMQEACNTTPGCPSSAAYPAIRAVMQDLQDGHANFLTPEQNQNYRARSQGSNTGFFGFQSSKLQDGRTLILDVVPGGPASLAGLSRFDVIEGLDSSQTKEPQEITVTRQGKFTFKVTLTPKETPLVFLPYMVRHGTTGVLRIPTFLGSGNIASMVHDLVARASDEGMTGMVVDLRGNGGGRSDQCMLAALAFNPRFTEEWIQVGWKNTMIAEKGQVWFKLPGGAPIPVASVNTYSLWIHPAVFLVDERSASCAEFMAFESRKAALTWIFGEKTYGVGNTSTVLYNLPDQSALQLSILYVQDEEGKPYPASLTPDVVIQDDPEKLARGEDPLLEQALQFLEMKIHPH from the coding sequence GCCAGAACTGTACAGAAGCTTTGAGCGCACCCTGCTGAAAAGGTATGTGAACCCACAACATCTGGACCTGGGGGCCCTGATCCAGCAACACAGGGCAGAAATGCAAGAGGCTTGCAACACCACGCCTGGCTGTCCCAGCAGTGCAGCCTACCCTGCCATCCGTGCTGTCATGCAAGACCTGCAAGATGGCCATGCCAATTTCCTGACCCCTGAGCAGAACCAGAATTACCGGGCCAGAAGCCAGGGCAGCAACACGGGTTTCTTCGGATTTCAATCCAGCAAACTGCAAGATGGACGCACCCTGATTCTGGATGTGGTTCCTGGAGGACCTGCCAGTCTGGCGGGACTGTCACGTTTTGATGTCATTGAAGGTCTCGACAGCAGCCAGACCAAAGAGCCCCAGGAAATCACCGTGACCCGTCAGGGCAAATTCACCTTTAAAGTCACCCTGACCCCAAAAGAGACCCCTCTGGTGTTTCTTCCTTATATGGTGCGCCATGGGACTACAGGTGTGCTGCGCATCCCCACCTTTCTGGGAAGTGGCAACATTGCCAGCATGGTGCATGATCTGGTGGCCCGGGCCAGTGATGAAGGCATGACGGGCATGGTGGTGGACCTGCGCGGAAATGGTGGTGGCAGGTCAGACCAGTGCATGCTTGCCGCACTCGCCTTCAACCCTCGATTCACCGAGGAATGGATTCAGGTGGGCTGGAAAAACACCATGATTGCCGAAAAAGGACAGGTGTGGTTCAAACTTCCAGGAGGTGCACCCATCCCTGTGGCATCCGTCAACACCTATTCTTTGTGGATTCATCCAGCGGTTTTTCTGGTGGATGAACGCAGTGCTTCATGTGCAGAGTTCATGGCTTTTGAATCCCGCAAGGCTGCCCTCACCTGGATTTTTGGGGAGAAAACTTATGGGGTGGGAAACACCTCCACAGTGCTTTACAACCTTCCAGACCAATCTGCCTTGCAACTCAGCATCCTTTACGTGCAAGACGAAGAGGGAAAACCTTACCCTGCAAGCTTGACCCCTGATGTCGTCATCCAGGATGATCCTGAAAAACTGGCACGAGGTGAAGATCCGCTGCTTGAACAGGCCCTGCAATTTTTAGAGATGAAAATCCACCCCCATTGA
- a CDS encoding response regulator produces MISILLVDDHALVREGTHALLQQDPNLQVVGEARDGQQAIDLCDTLNPDIAIMDVNMPNMGGIEATRQIKRLYPRIAVLGLSAHDDEAFVMALLEAGAAGYLLKDAPGQDLIDAIYAAKRGESVIAPQLTQMILKRVRQGSEQKTEALTDREREVLLLAARGFSNKEIAKKLEISPKTVEVHLSALFEKLEVASRTEAVIRSMKRGIIQLSEL; encoded by the coding sequence ATGATCTCAATATTGCTGGTGGATGACCACGCCCTTGTTCGAGAAGGAACCCACGCTCTTTTGCAACAGGACCCCAATTTGCAGGTGGTGGGTGAGGCCCGCGATGGACAACAGGCCATCGACCTCTGTGACACCCTCAATCCTGACATTGCCATCATGGACGTGAACATGCCCAACATGGGGGGCATTGAAGCCACACGCCAGATCAAACGCCTCTATCCACGCATTGCAGTGCTGGGCCTCAGTGCCCACGATGACGAGGCTTTCGTGATGGCCCTGCTGGAGGCCGGTGCCGCAGGTTACCTGCTGAAAGACGCCCCCGGACAGGACCTGATTGATGCCATCTATGCTGCAAAGCGGGGCGAGAGTGTCATCGCACCCCAGCTCACCCAGATGATCCTTAAACGGGTCAGACAGGGCAGCGAGCAGAAAACCGAAGCCCTGACCGATCGGGAAAGGGAGGTGCTGCTCCTGGCCGCCCGAGGCTTTTCCAACAAGGAAATTGCCAAGAAGCTTGAGATCTCTCCCAAGACCGTGGAAGTGCACCTGAGCGCCCTTTTTGAGAAGCTCGAAGTGGCGAGCCGCACAGAGGCCGTGATTCGCAGCATGAAACGCGGCATCATCCAGCTCAGTGAGCTGTAA
- a CDS encoding sensor histidine kinase has product MTDAMHSAMQGFELLGWVQKWNIEPNAVLLIIVGHVMFHVLRVYFEGHTSVRLISGLSIVGCLWLGWPAVPILVFSLLLIYLLAPQAGWHWGKLGADLLGVGMVNLVIPWVNPFFPETQYTAESINNPWFYLTLLEATMLYFGVRMLVRRWFVVPHRDAGTLDITVPLIPLIMLTYQNSHFNTYLLLCVMVGLYLLLHLQYRIRSAEAALKTEKLRILQARVVTSALESERSRIAREIHDGPLQEIIAAKRMLEANQVQRSSKILADAVAHLRSAIYDMHPSVLQLGLERALQSLAQRAQPLEVHFDFPDELPSLSEEQQSAIYRVVGEAISNATKHARASNVQVKLQVEAHLLRITIEDDGVGFNRSQVTGGLGLISMRERTESLGGSCELHSSPKGTRIRITLPVAAPSLDLGI; this is encoded by the coding sequence ATGACCGATGCGATGCATTCCGCCATGCAGGGCTTTGAACTGCTCGGATGGGTCCAGAAGTGGAACATCGAGCCGAATGCGGTTCTGCTGATCATTGTGGGGCACGTGATGTTTCACGTGCTCAGGGTCTATTTTGAAGGTCACACCAGTGTTCGCCTGATCAGTGGCCTCAGCATTGTGGGCTGTCTGTGGCTGGGATGGCCTGCTGTGCCCATCCTGGTGTTCAGTCTGCTGCTGATCTACCTGCTGGCCCCTCAGGCCGGATGGCACTGGGGGAAACTGGGAGCAGACCTGCTGGGGGTCGGGATGGTGAACCTGGTGATTCCCTGGGTGAATCCTTTTTTTCCAGAAACCCAGTACACCGCAGAGAGCATCAACAATCCCTGGTTTTACCTGACCCTGCTGGAAGCCACCATGCTGTATTTCGGTGTACGCATGCTGGTCAGGCGCTGGTTTGTGGTGCCCCACCGGGACGCCGGAACCCTGGACATCACGGTTCCGCTGATTCCCCTGATCATGCTGACCTACCAAAACTCGCACTTCAATACGTACCTCCTGCTCTGTGTGATGGTGGGGCTGTACCTGCTGCTTCACCTGCAATACCGCATCCGCAGTGCAGAAGCTGCCCTGAAGACAGAAAAATTGCGGATCTTGCAGGCCAGGGTGGTGACCAGTGCACTGGAAAGCGAACGCTCCAGAATTGCCCGTGAAATCCATGATGGTCCACTCCAGGAAATCATTGCGGCCAAACGCATGCTGGAAGCCAATCAGGTGCAGCGTTCCAGCAAGATCCTGGCAGATGCAGTGGCCCACCTGAGGTCCGCGATTTACGACATGCACCCTAGTGTCCTGCAACTGGGCCTGGAAAGGGCACTGCAGAGCCTTGCCCAGCGTGCCCAGCCTCTGGAAGTGCACTTTGACTTCCCAGATGAACTCCCTTCCCTGTCGGAAGAACAGCAGAGTGCCATTTACCGGGTGGTGGGAGAAGCCATCAGCAATGCCACCAAACACGCCCGGGCCAGCAATGTGCAGGTCAAACTGCAGGTGGAGGCCCACCTGCTGAGGATCACCATTGAAGATGACGGTGTGGGGTTCAACCGCAGTCAGGTGACAGGAGGACTCGGCCTCATTTCCATGCGGGAACGCACCGAGTCGCTGGGGGGAAGCTGTGAGCTGCATTCCAGCCCAAAAGGAACACGCATCCGCATCACCCTGCCTGTGGCAGCACCTTCGCTGGATCTGGGCATCTGA
- a CDS encoding acetyl-CoA carboxylase carboxyltransferase subunit alpha, protein MSLADLEKTLSELERTSQETGVDLSSEIINVKHKIEQTRAQTHTQVSRWERVQLARLPGRPTSLDYVERIFTDFVELHGDRAFGDDQALIGGPAKLGDRSVMLIMQQRGKDTKDNIRRNFAMAHPEGYRKAMRLMDLADKFKLPVIALIDTQGAYPGIAAEERGQAWAIAESIQRMSLLKVPAISVVLSEGGSGGALAIGVGNRVLMMENAWYSVISPESCAAILWRDSKEAAKAAEALKLTAPDLLELGIVEEVVPEPKGGAHLDPNYAAENLRAALERQLDDLSKLGPDELVEQRAARFRSLGVFVEI, encoded by the coding sequence ATGAGTCTGGCAGATCTGGAAAAGACCCTGTCTGAACTCGAGCGCACCAGCCAGGAAACCGGCGTGGACCTCTCCAGCGAAATCATCAACGTGAAACACAAGATTGAGCAGACCCGTGCCCAGACCCACACGCAGGTCAGCCGCTGGGAGCGGGTGCAACTGGCCCGCCTTCCTGGACGGCCCACCAGCCTCGATTACGTGGAGCGCATTTTCACGGACTTCGTTGAGCTGCACGGAGACCGGGCTTTCGGAGACGATCAGGCCCTGATTGGTGGTCCAGCAAAGCTGGGAGACCGCAGCGTGATGCTGATCATGCAGCAGCGCGGCAAGGACACCAAGGACAACATCCGTCGCAACTTCGCCATGGCCCACCCGGAAGGGTACCGCAAAGCCATGCGCCTGATGGATCTTGCAGACAAATTCAAACTCCCTGTGATTGCCCTGATCGACACTCAGGGAGCCTATCCTGGCATTGCTGCAGAAGAAAGGGGTCAGGCCTGGGCCATTGCAGAGAGCATCCAGCGCATGAGCCTCCTGAAAGTCCCTGCCATCAGCGTGGTCCTCAGTGAGGGAGGATCGGGGGGTGCTCTGGCCATCGGTGTGGGCAACCGGGTGCTGATGATGGAAAACGCCTGGTACAGCGTGATCAGCCCTGAATCCTGTGCAGCCATCCTGTGGCGGGACTCCAAGGAAGCCGCCAAAGCCGCAGAAGCCCTCAAACTCACCGCTCCAGACCTCCTGGAACTTGGGATTGTCGAAGAAGTGGTGCCTGAGCCCAAAGGTGGAGCCCACCTTGACCCCAATTACGCTGCTGAGAACCTCCGGGCTGCCCTGGAAAGGCAACTTGATGACCTGAGCAAGCTGGGTCCAGATGAACTTGTGGAGCAACGTGCGGCCCGTTTCCGCAGCCTTGGCGTGTTCGTGGAAATCTGA
- the accD gene encoding acetyl-CoA carboxylase, carboxyltransferase subunit beta produces MALNKFFQRKRPQATQTDDIPDLWSKCQHCGTQIYNREFDQNLRVCPKCGFHHRIPVMKRLEFLLDQDSFQQKSGHVYPKDPLHFVDTESYQERLNRTQKKTGRPDAIVWGQGAIEETPLTVVVMDFEFSGGSMGSVVGEEIARAADHAAEHHLPLLIIAASGGARMQESALSLMQLAKTTVALQRLSEKGLPYFSLLTDPTTGGVTASFATIADVILAEPGALIGFAGPRVIQQTIRQNLPEGFQRAEFLEKHGMIDSVVDRRKQREVLKTLFSHFGGAS; encoded by the coding sequence ATGGCGCTAAACAAGTTTTTCCAGCGAAAAAGACCGCAGGCCACGCAAACGGATGACATTCCGGACCTCTGGTCCAAGTGTCAGCACTGCGGCACCCAGATCTACAACCGTGAATTTGACCAGAACCTGAGGGTGTGCCCCAAGTGCGGGTTCCACCACCGGATTCCTGTGATGAAACGACTCGAATTTCTGCTCGATCAGGATTCCTTTCAGCAGAAAAGTGGACATGTGTACCCCAAAGACCCCCTGCACTTCGTCGATACGGAGTCCTATCAGGAACGCCTGAACCGCACCCAGAAGAAAACCGGGCGTCCAGATGCCATCGTCTGGGGACAGGGAGCCATCGAGGAGACCCCCCTGACCGTGGTGGTCATGGATTTCGAGTTCTCCGGGGGAAGCATGGGCAGTGTGGTGGGAGAAGAGATCGCCCGCGCAGCAGACCATGCCGCAGAGCATCACCTTCCCCTCCTGATCATTGCTGCGTCCGGCGGTGCCCGCATGCAGGAAAGTGCCCTCAGCCTGATGCAACTTGCCAAAACCACAGTGGCCCTGCAGAGGCTCTCTGAAAAAGGCCTTCCTTACTTCAGCCTGCTGACCGATCCCACCACAGGTGGGGTGACCGCTTCCTTTGCCACCATTGCCGATGTGATCCTGGCCGAACCCGGAGCCCTGATTGGCTTTGCTGGACCACGGGTGATTCAGCAGACCATCCGCCAGAACCTGCCTGAAGGTTTCCAGCGGGCAGAGTTCCTGGAGAAGCACGGCATGATCGACAGCGTGGTGGACCGCCGCAAACAGCGCGAAGTCCTGAAAACCCTGTTTTCCCACTTCGGGGGTGCCTCATGA
- a CDS encoding LapA family protein: MKFLQVLMVLGLILLAVFTVANFDALMASHTLNLFWISSYMVPLGMLLVIAIAVIMIGYALAVTFVDLKSKAELNRYLKQMDQMRNAIDQAEASRFTQLREYIDQQMAGLASRVEGRVDRVRDELAADIGQLEDAVFRKQVDPREREL; encoded by the coding sequence GTGAAATTCTTGCAGGTGCTCATGGTGCTCGGCCTGATTCTGCTGGCTGTGTTCACCGTTGCCAATTTCGATGCGCTGATGGCTTCTCATACCCTCAACCTGTTCTGGATCAGCAGTTACATGGTGCCTCTGGGCATGCTGCTGGTCATTGCCATTGCTGTCATCATGATCGGTTACGCTCTGGCTGTCACTTTTGTTGATCTGAAATCCAAGGCGGAACTCAACCGTTACCTGAAGCAGATGGACCAGATGCGCAACGCCATTGATCAGGCCGAAGCCAGCCGTTTCACCCAGCTTCGGGAGTACATTGACCAGCAGATGGCCGGTCTGGCTTCCCGGGTGGAGGGCAGGGTGGACCGGGTGCGGGACGAACTGGCCGCCGACATCGGTCAGCTTGAAGATGCGGTGTTCCGCAAGCAGGTGGACCCCAGGGAGCGAGAGCTTTGA